In Zingiber officinale cultivar Zhangliang chromosome 1A, Zo_v1.1, whole genome shotgun sequence, a genomic segment contains:
- the LOC122038837 gene encoding uncharacterized protein LOC122038837: protein MTVKKMRRVAEEPSPSPSYRDDARRRFRFQSLSQDYTEFLEETEEKKRRLLEARLRKRKLFAEARFLRRKLETLFANPYQQVGLKEPSSKTPVIKPPTEKKPRVSEAARTSNYSRDNLYANASQYQFKKMSQKKPTKSLCVAQSSGVLMEAANASTSATLGANEVSFKNGEELNKFHLEQYHIQMERLNRVPMIGGSNEMLAICRDLGNNSKKTGKRKLSWGDPLVLKA, encoded by the exons ATGACGGTGAAGAAAATGAGGAGGGTTGCCGAAGAGCCCTCGCCATCCCCTTCGTATAGAGATGATGCCAGGAGAAGATTCAGATTCCAATCGCTCTCGCAAGATTATACGGAGTTTCTTGAG GAAActgaagaaaagaagaggagatTGCTGGAGGCAAGACTAAGGAAACGTAAACTCTTTGCTGAAGCCAG ATTTTTGAGAAGGAAACTTGAGACCTTATTTGCAAACCCGTATCAGCAAGTTGGATTGAAGGAACCGTCAAGTAAAACTCCAGTGATCAAACCTCCTACAGAAAAGAAACCCAGAGTATCTGAAGCTGCACGGACAAGTAACTACAGTAGAGATAACTTGTATGCCAATGCATCTCAGTATCAGTTTAAAAAGATGTCTCAGAAAAAGCCAACCAAATCTCTCTGTGTCGCACAATCTTCGGGTGTGTTAATGGAAGCTGCAAATGCTAGCACTTCCGCAACTCTAGGTGCGAATGAAGTATCGTTTAAG AATGGGGAGGAACTGAACAAGTTTCATTTGGAGCAGTATCACATACAAATGGAAAGACTCAATAGAGTGCCTATGATTGGAGGCTCAAATGAGATGTTAGCGATTTGTAGAGATCTTGGAAACAACTCAAAGAAGACCGGTAAGAGAAAACTCTCATGGGGAGACCCACTGGTGTTGAAGGCTTGA